The proteins below are encoded in one region of Saccopteryx leptura isolate mSacLep1 chromosome 1, mSacLep1_pri_phased_curated, whole genome shotgun sequence:
- the SLC25A45 gene encoding solute carrier family 25 member 45 isoform X1, translating to MPVEEFVAGWISGALGLVLGHPFDTIKVRLQTQTSYQGIIDCMVKTYRHESLLGFFKGMSFPIASVALVNSVLFGVYSNTLQALSATSHQERRVQPPSYTHVFIAGCVGGFLQAYFLAPFDLIKVRLQNQTELRTQPSSPLPRYQGPMHCLASIFREEGPRGLFRGAWALTLRDTPTLGIYFATYEWLCRESTPNGQNPSSTTVLVAGGFAGITSWVTATPLDVIKSRMQMAGPKQREYGGVLDCMVSSVRQEGLGVFFRGLTINSARAFPVNAVTFLSYEHLLHRWERA from the exons ATGCCTGTGGAGGAGTTTGTGGCCGGCTGGATCTCTG GCGCTCTGGGCTTGGTCCTGGGACATCCCTTTGACACTATAAAG GTACGGCTGCAGACCCAGACCTCGTACCAAGGCATCATTGACTGTATGGTGAAGACTTACCGCCATGAGTCG CTCCTGGGCTTCTTCAAGGGGATGAGCTTCCCCATAGCCAGCGTAGCCCTGGTCAACTCAGTCCTGTTCGGGGTCTACAGCAATACCCTCCAGGCGCTCTCGGCCACCTCCCACCAGGAGCGGCGAGTCCAGCCACCCAGCTACACGCATGTCTTCATAGCTGGCTGTGTCGGGGGGTTCCTGCAG GCCTACTTTCTTGCCCCTTTTGATCTCATCAAAGTTCGACTACAAAACCAGACGGAGCTGAGGACACAGCCCAGCAGCCCCCTGCCCCGATACCAGGGCCCCATGCACTGCCTGGCCTCCATCTTCCGGGAGGAGGGGCCCCGGGGGCTGTTCCGGGGGGCCTGGGCCCTGACGCTGAGGGACACCCCCACACTGGGAATCTACTTCGCCACCTATGAATGGCTCTGTCGCGAATCCACGCCAAATGGCCAGAACCCTA GCTCAACCACAGTGCTGGTGGCAGGGGGCTTTGCAGGCATCACCTCCTGGGTGACAGCCACCCCCTTGGATGTGATCAAGTCTCGGATGCAGATGGCCGGGCCGAAGCAGAGGGAGTATGGGGGGGTGCTGGACTGCATGGTCAGCAGCGTCCGGCAGGAAGGCCTGGGGGTCTTCTTCCGGGGGCTGACCATCAACAGTGCCCGCGCCTTCCCTGTCAACGCCGTCACCTTCCTCAGTTATGAGCACCTCCTCCACCGATGggaacgagcctga
- the SLC25A45 gene encoding solute carrier family 25 member 45 isoform X2: protein MPVEEFVAGWISGALGLVLGHPFDTIKVRLQTQTSYQGIIDCMVKTYRHESAYFLAPFDLIKVRLQNQTELRTQPSSPLPRYQGPMHCLASIFREEGPRGLFRGAWALTLRDTPTLGIYFATYEWLCRESTPNGQNPSSTTVLVAGGFAGITSWVTATPLDVIKSRMQMAGPKQREYGGVLDCMVSSVRQEGLGVFFRGLTINSARAFPVNAVTFLSYEHLLHRWERA from the exons ATGCCTGTGGAGGAGTTTGTGGCCGGCTGGATCTCTG GCGCTCTGGGCTTGGTCCTGGGACATCCCTTTGACACTATAAAG GTACGGCTGCAGACCCAGACCTCGTACCAAGGCATCATTGACTGTATGGTGAAGACTTACCGCCATGAGTCG GCCTACTTTCTTGCCCCTTTTGATCTCATCAAAGTTCGACTACAAAACCAGACGGAGCTGAGGACACAGCCCAGCAGCCCCCTGCCCCGATACCAGGGCCCCATGCACTGCCTGGCCTCCATCTTCCGGGAGGAGGGGCCCCGGGGGCTGTTCCGGGGGGCCTGGGCCCTGACGCTGAGGGACACCCCCACACTGGGAATCTACTTCGCCACCTATGAATGGCTCTGTCGCGAATCCACGCCAAATGGCCAGAACCCTA GCTCAACCACAGTGCTGGTGGCAGGGGGCTTTGCAGGCATCACCTCCTGGGTGACAGCCACCCCCTTGGATGTGATCAAGTCTCGGATGCAGATGGCCGGGCCGAAGCAGAGGGAGTATGGGGGGGTGCTGGACTGCATGGTCAGCAGCGTCCGGCAGGAAGGCCTGGGGGTCTTCTTCCGGGGGCTGACCATCAACAGTGCCCGCGCCTTCCCTGTCAACGCCGTCACCTTCCTCAGTTATGAGCACCTCCTCCACCGATGggaacgagcctga